One Trichormus variabilis 0441 genomic window, AGCTCTGACTGGTGTGAGATTGTTATCGGGATAAACATAATGAGGAAGCTGCTCAGAAATCCAATCGAAAGTTATACCATTCATCGGCAACTCGTTAAATTTGGCTTGGATTTCCTTAGTGGTTTGCTCCCACCTAATGGAACGTTCTAGATTAACCCCGACCGGGAAATTCATCGCAAAGTTACCAACACTATTTAAAAACGTGTGCTTGCTATCTAGATTCCTGCCGTGGCTGCGATGGCTAACCACTACCCAATGTTGTCCACTCCACTCAGCCATTAACTGATACAAGGTAGAAAGTAGCAACGTGTAGACATTACATTTGTAATACTGTTTGGCTTCACGTAAGAGAATATTACTACTGTTTTTGGACAGGGTGAATTTTTCGCTGGCGGCGGAAGCCTCTAAATTAGCACCTTTTTGATAGTCAAAGGGAACTTGGAAGGTATATTCCTGAGAAGGAAATTGAGATTTCCAATAATCTACATGACTTCTCAAAGCTCCTTGTTGTTCCGCCTGCATCAATGCACGTACATAGTCTATATAAGAAGGTGTCGCAGGGAGAGGCTGAGAAATCTGAGTTCTGTTCCCCAGCAACTCGCTGTAAGTCAACCATAATTGATTAAAAATTACCCCAGTACTCAGCAAATCACCGATGATATGATGTCCAACCAGCGAGATATCGTAGCAGGATTCATTCACCTTGATCGCGATGACTTTCATCAGCGGCCATTGGTCGATTTGAAACTGTTGAGCGATTTCTTGTATCCGGTTATGGATTTCACTGTCTCGCTGTGCAGATGTCAGATAACTACCATCGTAAAATTCAGCACTCAACTTTTGCTCTGGGGAAATTAACTGTTGCCACCATTGTTGATCTCTTTGCACAAACACAGTCCGTAGTGCAGGATGAGCTTCCAGTACAATATTGAGAGCTTGGTTAAATATCTCTGGGTCTAATGGTTGATGGAAAAGAAAACGCGTGTAACCATTCCATTGATATGGAGCCTCAAAGTATTTCACTAACCAACGTTGAGCAGGGCCTAGAGGTAAGTATTCCTGAGATACTGTTGGCTTTTCTTGGGTGATAGCTGCCAAAATAGCCTTGCGGTCTAGCTTCCCATTGTGAGTTTTAGGTAAACTGGCTAGCCATTCCCATCGGTGAGGAATCATGTAATCAGGCAAGCGTTGAGCCAGGAATTCCTTAATTTGTTGATTGTCTACTTGAGAACCAGCCAAGCAAGCTATTAACCGTTTTTGACCATTTTCGTAATCTACAGCTAAAACGGCAGCTTCACTAATCACGGGATGGCTATTGAGAACACTTTCAATTTCACCTAATTCTACACGGAAACCACGTATTTTAATTTGATGGTCAATGCGTCCATGATACTCGAAACTACCATCGGGCAATTCCACAGCTAAATCGCCGGTTTTGTATAAATATTCCCCAGGAACGTGAGAAAAAGGATTAAGCCGGAATGCGTCTGCTGTGCGTTGTGGATCTTTGAGATAACCTTTAGCCAATTGCACACCGCCAATCCAGAGTTCTCCCATTTTTCCTGGGGCTAATGGCTGCATCTGTTCATCCAAGATTAAGATATACACATTATCTATAGCTTTACCTATAGGAATGCAGATTTCTTGTTCGCCTGGACGTTGACGAATAATGTGTGCAGTGACATCGATGGAAGCTTCAGTGGGTCCATAAAGATTGGCTAAACCAACACTCATGCCATACTTATCAATCCAACGCTGTACAAAAGGTACAGGTAAAGCTTCACCACTAAAGACTAACCAACGCAAATCGGGAAAAGTCCATGATTCTGATTCTAAGGCATGACAAAATTCTCCAAATAAAGAAGGAACAAAGTGCATCACATTGATTTGGTTGTCCTGAATCCACTGTGCTAAGAGCCAAGGATTTTTGACTGTTTCTGTTTCCACAGAATAAACAGTAGCTCCCACCATCAAAGGCCAGAATATTTCCCATACTGATATATCAAAACAGCAAGATGTTTTTTGGGCAACGCGATCGCCATAACGCAATTGAAAAGCATTCTGCATCCAAACTAGACGATTCATGTAACCCCTATGGTTGAGCATCACTCCTTTCGGTTTACCTGTAGAACCAGAGGTGTACAGTACTGTCATCAAGTCATCAGGAGTATTCACATTGGCAGGAGCTATGTCTGAACAACGCGCCCAAGTCTTTTTGTTTAACTGTGTCCACGCTTTACCTTGCTCAAAAACACCCTCATCTAAAAACATCAAAGTCTTTAAAGGTAACTGCTCAGTCAGGCATTCTGCTAACTTGTTTGTCAAGCGATTTTCTGTGAGCAAAATTCCGATTTGAGCGTGTTCTAGTATGTACTTAATCCGTTCATGAGGATATATCGGATCTAAAGGAACATAAGTCCCGCCTGCTTTGAGAATACCGAGAATACCCACGAACATCAAAGGCCCGCGTCGTGTCATGATGCCCACAAACACGCCTGGTTTAACTCCCTGAGCCTGCAAATAATTAGCCACCTGATTAGAAAGACGGTTTAACTCTGCGTAGGTAATTTGAGTTTCTCCATCCGTCACCGCTACGGCATTGGGAGTACGCTTGGCTTGCTCGATAATTTCCCAGTAAGGAATTTCTTGGGGTTGTTGATTGTTGACAACTGATTGCTGTTGTAAAGAAGATGATTGTTTCTTGCCAAGTAGCACAGCCATTTCTTGCAGACTGCGACAAGAAAGCAAGGCTTGACGATTTACTTTGCCTAACCGTTTTTCTAACCTCGTAACAATGCGGATGAGTTCCAAAGAATCCATTCCCAATTCTGCTTCCAAATCCTTAGCCATATCATTGTCAGTAATCTGGGAATGGCAGATTTCTGTAGCAATGTCTTGCAGAAGCTGGGCTATATTTACATCTGTTTGTGTCTTAGGTAGTGGCTGCGTTAGTTGCTCAGAGGAGATTTTTAGTGAAGCTAACTCCTGGATTTGGGTAATATATTCCTGCATCAATTCATCGATAACAGACTCAGGGAAAAAGTTACTATCGTAGCTAGCGAACAAATGTAAACTGTCGTCAAATATTTCTTGCAATATATCAATTGTTCCTGCCGCATTAATACCACCTGCGCGATAATCGATGACATCTATGGGGCCATATTTGTTTTTAATATTTGTTTGTCCTGTAAATGGACAGTATAAATTTGATTTCAGTATGCGGCGATACATAGGTAACATCCGCTCAGGGATTTTGCCATCTTCTAAAACAATATTGTCTCGGAAAGCGATCGCCATTTGACGAGTTTGGGCGCGGTCATAACCATTAACTAACCCTTGTTGGATTTCCTGATGAACGCGGTTTAACAAGCGTTGCCAATCTTCATTCGGTGTTGGTAAGTCTAGGCTAATGGACAAATTCTGAGCAAAACTACCCACCACATCCGAAGCATCTATACCAGGATAAACTCTCCCACTGGTGGGAACTTGAACCATAATCGGTTCGTTTTTAGACTGCTCAAACTTGGCAACAGCCCGCACAAACGCACCCACTAGTAGAGAGTTCAGTGGTAATCGCCATTCACGAGTTTGGGCAATGAGTTGACCCGTGATAGCCTTTCCTAAGGAAAATCTGCGGTTATGGAATTTTGGACACAGGGATGTGATGGTATTTCCTGTAGGATTCCATAAGTAAGAATCTTTGCCTCGCCGATTTACATACTCGACCAGTGCTTTGTCTTCTTCCGGGTCTTGCCAAGCATTAATTGATTGCACCAATTCGCTGTAATCTTGGACGGTTGTAGGTGGCTGTAAATTAGGTTGTTCACCGCAGACATGGGCGCGGTAAATTTCCATAAATTCGCGTAAGATGACATGACATCCCAGGGCATCAGAA contains:
- a CDS encoding non-ribosomal peptide synthetase, which encodes MSTKSLELPIFSLVAKITGHDAEDLERDMFLEGNLGLDSIKMMELLNGLVALIPQEIQPKFMETLPLQNLMQLQTLGDVVQIADNCLISPIDNSDSSPSASIINQEQQKTEKVEILSGQYFHLLGHWVVNSISLFSTLRLRGDFDTKVAWQSWKDLLNRHPMLRSRFIIPPDTTRFKDYEMVVMENPTPPDIPVTDIRHLHSEAQEQLINDELHRCLNYEWQMTEWPLHRFFVFRLEDSVYQLVLANEHLISDALGCHVILREFMEIYRAHVCGEQPNLQPPTTVQDYSELVQSINAWQDPEEDKALVEYVNRRGKDSYLWNPTGNTITSLCPKFHNRRFSLGKAITGQLIAQTREWRLPLNSLLVGAFVRAVAKFEQSKNEPIMVQVPTSGRVYPGIDASDVVGSFAQNLSISLDLPTPNEDWQRLLNRVHQEIQQGLVNGYDRAQTRQMAIAFRDNIVLEDGKIPERMLPMYRRILKSNLYCPFTGQTNIKNKYGPIDVIDYRAGGINAAGTIDILQEIFDDSLHLFASYDSNFFPESVIDELMQEYITQIQELASLKISSEQLTQPLPKTQTDVNIAQLLQDIATEICHSQITDNDMAKDLEAELGMDSLELIRIVTRLEKRLGKVNRQALLSCRSLQEMAVLLGKKQSSSLQQQSVVNNQQPQEIPYWEIIEQAKRTPNAVAVTDGETQITYAELNRLSNQVANYLQAQGVKPGVFVGIMTRRGPLMFVGILGILKAGGTYVPLDPIYPHERIKYILEHAQIGILLTENRLTNKLAECLTEQLPLKTLMFLDEGVFEQGKAWTQLNKKTWARCSDIAPANVNTPDDLMTVLYTSGSTGKPKGVMLNHRGYMNRLVWMQNAFQLRYGDRVAQKTSCCFDISVWEIFWPLMVGATVYSVETETVKNPWLLAQWIQDNQINVMHFVPSLFGEFCHALESESWTFPDLRWLVFSGEALPVPFVQRWIDKYGMSVGLANLYGPTEASIDVTAHIIRQRPGEQEICIPIGKAIDNVYILILDEQMQPLAPGKMGELWIGGVQLAKGYLKDPQRTADAFRLNPFSHVPGEYLYKTGDLAVELPDGSFEYHGRIDHQIKIRGFRVELGEIESVLNSHPVISEAAVLAVDYENGQKRLIACLAGSQVDNQQIKEFLAQRLPDYMIPHRWEWLASLPKTHNGKLDRKAILAAITQEKPTVSQEYLPLGPAQRWLVKYFEAPYQWNGYTRFLFHQPLDPEIFNQALNIVLEAHPALRTVFVQRDQQWWQQLISPEQKLSAEFYDGSYLTSAQRDSEIHNRIQEIAQQFQIDQWPLMKVIAIKVNESCYDISLVGHHIIGDLLSTGVIFNQLWLTYSELLGNRTQISQPLPATPSYIDYVRALMQAEQQGALRSHVDYWKSQFPSQEYTFQVPFDYQKGANLEASAASEKFTLSKNSSNILLREAKQYYKCNVYTLLLSTLYQLMAEWSGQHWVVVSHRSHGRNLDSKHTFLNSVGNFAMNFPVGVNLERSIRWEQTTKEIQAKFNELPMNGITFDWISEQLPHYVYPDNNLTPVRANYLGNRTAPSSELFEFIEEDRDSRLSSPDQKRTALLEFFFSITDGTVHLEIEYSRNFHLPATIRRLGDRYLELMAQMLAVVSLVGNGIDVTNHS